ATTCAAGAAGGATTTTCCCATCTAGGCTTTTATCCATTTCTCCCTTCATTAGCTGTTGTAGAAGGTTTTCAGTACTTATTTGGGGCTATGATTGCCCTATTAGCTGTTATTTTACCCATCACAATTTACAATGCTGTCGAAACGATGAACAATGTTGAAGCAATGAAAGCTGAGGGGGATACTTATGATGTTAAAGAATGTCAAGCCGTTGATGGTGTTGGTACAATGCTCGGCTCTGTTTTTGGCGGCTTATTCCCTACTACCGTCTATATAGCGACAGTAGGATCAAAGAAAATGGGGGCAGGTCGTGGTTATAGTTTATTGAATGCTATTGTAGTTGGATTCGCCGCCATTTTCGGTGTTATTGCAGCTTTAAGTGCTATTTTACCAGTAGCCGTCGTTGCCCCTATCCTTGTTTTTGTCGGTATATCAATGGTAAGTTCTGCTTTCAGCACGAACAAAGAAAAATATTATCCTGCTGTCGCCATTGCCATGCTTCCATACTTTGCAAATTATTTAATGACACGTTTTGAAAATCGTGCACCCGATGCATTAGCTGATATATCATCAGGGATCATTCCATTAGGACAGGGTGCTATGTTTACAGGTATTATCTTAGGCGCTATGACTGTCTTTATTATAGATCACGACTATCTAAAAGCAGCACTCTTTGCATTTGTCGGTGCTTTATTGAGTTTTGGCGGTCTTATGCATGCGCCTGAAATGGCCTTTGGAGCTGCTAACGACTTTGCCGCAGGTTATAGTTTAATTGGGTTATGTTTTATCGCTTATTTCATTAAAGAGGTTGTGCAATCAAGAGACCAACGTCTTAACAATGATAAAAAAGTAGCTTAGTTAATGCTACATCACCGTCTAAAAAGAGCCCCTCCATCTCTGGCTGGGCTCTTTTTGCATTGTTAGTCTTGTAATTGGTGAGTGATAACTGAACGTATGGCTTTAGCTACGCCATCTTCTCCATTAGTCGCTGTCGTGAAATCACATAGCTGTTTGATCTCTTTTTCAGCATTCCCCATAGCTACAGCATAACCTGCTATTTGCATCATTGAGACATCATTAAAGTTATCGCCCACTACCATGGCTTCTGAGACGTCTAAATTAAAACGTTTTGTCATTATCTCGATACCTTTACCTTTTGTTGCATACTGGTGGGTAATTTCTAAATTATCTCTTGCTGAAGCACTGACGCTAATATTTAATTCTTGAGCCAATTTAGCTTCTGCCCGTTCACGTTTTTCACGGTCAGTTGAAAAAGCCAATACTTTTAGTAATAGGGTCCCTTCTCCTCGTAAAATCTCGTGATAATCATCTGTTCGAAAAACAGCTCCTTGCTCAAACCTTTTCTCAGCTAATGCCATCGCTTCCTCGTAGGACGAAAACTCTCCAGTCGTTTTTAACAAATCGACGACTAACTCTAATCCTCGTTTTTCGTTATTTGTATATGTCCCTTTAGATGTCGTTATTTCAAAATAAATTTCTTCTTCTTGTAAAATGCGATTAATAACGTTAAATTGATCTGTTGACAGGGATTGTTGCTGAATAACGTTTCCATCTTCTTCTCTTATATCTGCG
The DNA window shown above is from Salipaludibacillus agaradhaerens and carries:
- a CDS encoding uracil permease, which gives rise to MPANTGHYPIFKREDIDAFFALFQNNLANFVIITVTMLGLGFPANLVFGHVIPGAAVAVIFGNIYYAYMAKRLAKKENRSDVTALSYGISTPVMFIFLFGVLVPAYSLTGDFELAWKIAVAAAFLSGLIEVLASFTGRWMQKNLPRAAMLGALAGVALSFIAGEMLFMSLEMPVVGLFVLAVILIGIVGKVSMPFRIPASLFAMIIGTALAFGLGYSEISAIQEGFSHLGFYPFLPSLAVVEGFQYLFGAMIALLAVILPITIYNAVETMNNVEAMKAEGDTYDVKECQAVDGVGTMLGSVFGGLFPTTVYIATVGSKKMGAGRGYSLLNAIVVGFAAIFGVIAALSAILPVAVVAPILVFVGISMVSSAFSTNKEKYYPAVAIAMLPYFANYLMTRFENRAPDALADISSGIIPLGQGAMFTGIILGAMTVFIIDHDYLKAALFAFVGALLSFGGLMHAPEMAFGAANDFAAGYSLIGLCFIAYFIKEVVQSRDQRLNNDKKVA
- a CDS encoding HAD family hydrolase produces the protein MKTIKFIATDMDGTLLDNNRKVSEESVRAIKEAQKAGITVVVATGRDYTEAITPLKEVGLRLPLICVNGADIREEDGNVIQQQSLSTDQFNVINRILQEEEIYFEITTSKGTYTNNEKRGLELVVDLLKTTGEFSSYEEAMALAEKRFEQGAVFRTDDYHEILRGEGTLLLKVLAFSTDREKRERAEAKLAQELNISVSASARDNLEITHQYATKGKGIEIMTKRFNLDVSEAMVVGDNFNDVSMMQIAGYAVAMGNAEKEIKQLCDFTTATNGEDGVAKAIRSVITHQLQD